A stretch of the Stegostoma tigrinum isolate sSteTig4 chromosome 34, sSteTig4.hap1, whole genome shotgun sequence genome encodes the following:
- the LOC125446648 gene encoding uncharacterized protein LOC125446648 codes for MSHGERVVMEQAALGRPFQLGMLYDCRSDCLIPGVTLWDLEKLQPHVQSQRNTEFHIIASDSTDKKASALNVHGSLKASFLGGLVEVTGSAKYLNDTKKSRQQARVTLQYRTTTKFEQLTMNSLGQQKITYPNVFDEGTATHVVTAVLYGAQAFFVFDQEVSSTENIRDIQGNLEGMIKKIPCIAVEGQISLELTEEQKSNVQKFSCTFYGDFFLENNPSTFQDAIKIYTTLPKLLGADGEHAVPMRVWLYPLDKLDSKAAQLVRDISIGLVNDCQSVLEQLNEIEMRCNDMSKDSITVQFPEVRNRILKFREMCQEYKLVFQKALCRVLPSIRGGGAEEGLLVDILKNKERSPFKHQALVKWLDGKEREMNVLRSFLIILKDIPIVKSRGEMDRELLDPEAENVVCFTFTSLHQEDFYLSEAGRYLKSLTAEKMQIPDPATQISAEHHNQQWFHSESVSQKMRALSRLFRDFATENRVERKTKFIVASVQDDSNVGSSIYLYEGGFVVNCCFKPPSQPERPVVSGVTHDSVTLQLQPPRCDAGEIVGYRVEYRNTQQEELKTVDTPNKSKSFTIPRLQPHQKYQFQYRAVTKAGVSVASESSSVTTRPTGPPGNPSTLQVDWCDVTLTWDRPTEIGASVNIVQYRIEYREGKAVRSNTENGLWEEVKTRGCECHCTLEGLKPKTCYRLRVSADCGEGGSSEPSEEVLIETENQPKRLAVKLHKESTLTTKGNPSIYTLRLQKKILDKAGHLVRCTFGKPSKKHSGRTIMVLGATGAGKTTLINGMINYILGVKWEDKFRYKLINEGTGRSQAESQTSSITAYQLHHREGFQIDYSLTIIDTPGFGDTRGISRDKLLTEQIQEFFTSPDGVDQIDAVCFVAQGSMARLTHTQKYVFDSILSIFGKDIAENIRILVTFADGQIPPVLEAINVAEVPCPKDKKGFPVHFKFNNSAIFAQRPISGDSVNKRDPDGSSEEEEESNSFDAMFWKMGSISMRKFFSALSKMETKSLRLTKEVLRERQQLEAAIEGLQPQIKMGLTKVEELRKTQQALNQHQVDLDANKDFEYEVEVTVPVQTDISGSGHFITNCQKCHFTCHYPCAIPNDSDKRGCAAMGHNGYCRVCPSKCVWSIHFNQKYKFDYETRKEKKTYKELKEKYEKASGEKMTQEKVMKKLQQELDGVQQVVFKLIETSSQCILRLEEIALRPNPLSTPEYIDLLIQSEKEEAKPGFLERIQSLNEVKQQAEIMAKISRQEELCPKEYGGKAADGKKGLRERLKEKFSDVCNWFQLSK; via the exons ATGAGTCACGGAGAAAGAGTGGTGATGGAACAGGCAGCTCTGGGCCGTCCTTTCCAACTGGGAATGCTGTACGACTGCCGATCTGACTGTCTGATCCCAG GGGTCACACTGTGGGATTTAGAGAAATTACAACCTCACGTACAATCTCAGCGTAACACTGAGTTTCACATCATTGCATCTGACTCCACTGATAAAAAAGCCTCTGCGCTGAATGTGCATGGATCACTGAAAGCAAGTTTCCTGGGTGGTTTGGTGGAGGTGACAGGATCAGCGAAGTATCTCAACGACACAAAGAAATCGAGGCAACAGGCCCGAGTGACCCTCCAGTACCGAACAACAACCAAGTTTGAGCAGCTGACAATGAACAGCTTGGGGCAACAGAAAATAACCTACCCGAATGTGTTTGATgagggaacagcaactcatgtggTTACAGCAGTGCTGTACGGGGCTCAGGCTTTCTTTGTGTTTGATCAAGAGGTCTCTTCGACAGAGAACATACGGGATATTCAGGGTAACCTGGAGGGGATGATTAAAAAAATTCCTTGTATTGCAGTTGAGGGTCAGATCTCCCTAGAATTGACAGAGGAACAAAAATCCAATGTCCAAAAATTCAGCTGCACCTTTTATGGAGATTTCTTCCTGGAAAACAATCCCAGCACATtccaagatgctatcaaaatctACACAACCCTCCCAAAGTTACTGGGAGCGGATGGAGAGCACGCAGTGCCCATGAGAGTCTGGCTCTACCCACTCGACAAACTGGACTCTAAAGCTGCTCAACTGGTACGGGACATAAGTATTGGATTGGTCAATGACTGCCAGTCTGTGCTGGAGCAGCTCAATGAGATCGAAATGAGATGTAATGATATGTCGAAAGACAGTATCACGGTTCAATTTCCAGAGGTTCGGAACAGGATACTGAAATTTCGAGAGATGTGTCAGGAGTATAAACTGGTTTTCCAGAAGGCTTTATGCAGAGTGTTGCCGTCTATCCGTGGAGGTGGTGCAGAGGAAGGGTTGCTGGTGGATATTCTGAAGAACAAGGAACGGTCACCGTTCAAACACCAGGCACTGGTCAAATGGCTCGATGGTAAGGAGCGGGAAATGAATGTGCTGAGATCATTTCTCATAATATTGAAAGATATACCCATTGTGAAATCGAGGGGTGAGATGGATAGGGAACTCTTGGATCCAGAGGCAGAGAATGTGGTCTGTTTCACATTCACATCACTGCATCAAGAGGATTTCTATCTGTCAGAAGCAGGCAGATACCTAAAATCTCTCACAGCTGAGAAAATGCAGATCCCAGATCCTGCTACCCAGATTAGTGCAGAACATCACAACCAGCAGTGGTTTCACTCAGAGTCTGTATCACAGAAGATGAGGGCGCTCTCTCGTTTATTCCGGGATTTTGCCACAGAAAACAGAGtagaaaggaaaacaaagttcATTGTTGCGTCAGTGCAGGATGACAGTAATGTGGGATCATCGATTTACCTGTATGAGGGAGGGTTTGTGGTGAATTGCTGCTTCAAACCCCCATCACAGCCGGAGAGACCCGTGGTCAGTGGAGTAACACATGACAGTGTGACTCTCCAATTACAGCCACCGAGATGCGATGCTGGTGAGATTGTTGGGTACAGGGTGGAATACCGAAACACCCAACAGGAGGAATTGAAAACTGTGGATACACCCAATAAATCCAAATCCTTCACAATCCCCAGGTTACAGCCGCACCAGAAATATCAATTCCAATACAGAGCAGTGACCAAGGCAGGGGTCAGCGTGGCCAGTGAGAGCTCCAGTGTCACCACACGTCCCACAGGCCCACCTGGTAACCCCTCCACACTCCAGGTTGACTGGTGTGACGTAACACTCACCTGGGACAGGCCGACTGAGATTGGAGCCAGTGTTAATATTGTTCAGTACAGGATAGAATATAGGGAAGGAAAGGCAGTTCGCTCCAACACAGAGaatggattgtgggaggaagtaAAGACAAGAGGCTGTGAATGTCATTGTACTTTAGAGGGACTGAAACCCAAGACATGCTACAGACTGCGAGTGTCTGCTGACTGTGGAGAAGGTGGCTCTAGTGAACCAAGTGAGGAGGTTCtcatagaaacagaaaatcaACCCAAGAGACTGGCTGTGAAACTTCATAAAGAAAGTACATTAACAACCAAAGGGAACCCTTCCATTTACACACTGCGCTTACAGAAGAAGATACTGGACAAAGCTGGACACCTTGTACGTTGCACCTTTGgaaaaccctccaaaaaacacAGTGGAAGGACAATCATGGTCCTTGGAGCAACAGGAGCAGGAAAAACAACCCTCATCAATGGAATGATCAATTACATCCTGGGTGTGAAATGGGAGGACAAATTCAGATACAAATTGATCAATGAAGGGACAGGAAGATCCCAGGCTGAAAGTCAGACATCATCAATCACTGCCTATCAACTGCACCATCGAGAAGGATTCCAGATTGATTACTCTCTCACTATCATTGACACTCCAGGGTTTGGAGACACCAGGGGGATATCCCGAGATAAATTGCTCACTGAGCAGATCCAAGAGTTCTTCACTTCCCCAGATGGTGTTGATCAGATCGATGCTGTGTGTTTCGTTGCTCAAGGCTCTATGGCTCGTCTGACCCATACACAGAAATATGTCTTTGATTCAATTCTTTCTATTTTTGGCAAAGACATTGCAGAGAACATCAGAATCCTGGTGACATTTGCAGATGGGCAGATTCCCCCTGTTCTGGAGGCCATCAATGTTGCTGAGGTACCGTGTCCCAAAGATAAAAAAGGTTTTCCAGTTCACTTCAAGTTCAACAATTCGGCCATATTTGCTCAAAGACCAATTTCTGGTGACTCTGTCAATAAGAGGGACCCTGATGGGAgcagtgaggaggaggaggagagcaaTAGCTTTGATGCAATGTTCTGGAAGATGGGATCAATCAGCATGAGGAAATTCTTTTCAGCTCTGAGCAAAATGGAAACAAAGAGTTTACGTTTGACAAAGGAGGTCCTGAGAGAGAGGCAGCAGCTGGAGGCTGCGATAGAGGGATTGCAGCCTCAGATTAAAATGGGGTTGACCAAAGTGGAGGAGCTCAGGAAGACACAACAAGCTTTGAACCAACATCAGGTCGATCTGGATGCAAACAAAGATTTTGAGTATGAGGTTGAAGTCACAGTTCCGGTACAGACTGATATCAGTGGGAGTGGTCATTTCATAACTAACTGTCAGAAATGTCACTTCACCTGCCACTATCCTTGTGCCATTCCTAATGATAGTGATAAAAGGGGATGTGCAGCAATGGGGCACAATGGATACTGCAGAGTCTGTCCAAGTAAATGTGTGTGGTCTATTCATTTTAACCAAAAGTACAAGTTTGACTATGAAACCAGAAAGGAGAAGAAAACGTATAAAGAGctaaaggaaaaatatgagaaAGCATCTGGTGAAAAGATGACACAAGAAAAGGTCATGAAGAAACTTCAGCAGGAGTTAGATGGTGTGCAGCAAGTGGTTTTCAAACTGATTGAAACATCATCTCAGTGCATTTTAAGACTTGAGGAAATAGCTCTCAGACCAAACCCATTATCAACTCCAGAATACATTGACCTGCTGATTCAATCTGAGAAAGAGGAAGCGAAACCGGGATTCCTGGAGAGAATCCAGTCACTGAATGAAGTCAAACAACAGGCTGAGATAATGGCAAAAATATCCAGACAAGAGGAGCTGTGCCCAAAAGAATATGGAGGCAAAGCAGCAGACGGTAAGAAAGGACTTCGGGAaagattgaaagagaagttttctGACGTGTGCAATTGGTTTCAGCTTTCAAAATAA